Proteins encoded within one genomic window of Megalopta genalis isolate 19385.01 chromosome 10, iyMegGena1_principal, whole genome shotgun sequence:
- the pps gene encoding protein partner of snf isoform X2, whose translation MSSSYVVEPQESGSEKKDDTLIIVVNDDGTISVDQETLQSLITNQSNANVSVVRLGQAETDTENGDITLTVDPPPFVAANVNSGGTTTDATSLVDPFMEMDPEQLERLETALQSEEAKQILGENVTAMLDMLTVEEQQNSIRYSVELDHCYTSRLSPSDPKPRDPLPTTDSPTPSDSLQYEHQLSPNQGTSSALPSVGDGDGAATTTAIAKTKTITKTTKPVGRPRKNVPPTSVATCNNSRPSPSITSTPKSIGHSSTRSLTGTLHQGLGRQQGRLNDEEEEEPTSSSIESSESEPPSDNDSDFGPRGPRRGGIRARGGRKGLTTRGGSMAATRRRGTNKQMDMEQVRRLDMEMAAAVNAMKSPEKEERSGFSLVRGKRQFKTTIGRKKEDTQRVESSTVTVNENTSPSFEKPLQTTNQVKANLISANMIKGDMILTKPGQGKNNQKVTFVQKQVLVKSNDMKSVEPKKQLIFPKGKFVSQTGTKIFATKDGKLVQVPMPGKTVTSTIPVTQIKGTVPQVSSTQQMIVNQNQTLHTQQQQSVKVSTPASISKVKSCDVKKEKRKSDSFEMISKPEIEPGKATEIKILDGTKKHPKKESRKSPAYMVDSLGPALFSTPDIIRRVGSNGDVKIQENIVTSLISVTPVTSTTTTGNANSVASTTPASSSSSSSSPTSTRTGVAVSTPIEQITQLESHPSTEKRENDDTPIESNEDEAKPDPKTNGSEEIQPPLDTGSMDGEEHLLATLEMEANKHEEELLAEALMLQEELGVDLTEHGTTLVEQGGGGGTTSESLPLNSTLVPPVLVSDQEAAKPLDTLTTAVVASLASTTAATVSAAVVSATRESAKKPAKDEKEPIQIIRGGRVITLPPIEAPATRSKRLQAKVEPAQKLLESMKSTDKFSLQTVPQRSLQILKNETPTNVIDQDEEIENEDLMEEDDEEVVEEEEMDQFAGDEEEEEDEEQKQIGAVGEDEEEAEEEEDEEEEEEEEDNSDSEDDPDRLWCICKRPHNNRFMICCDVCEDWFHGKCVHVSKAMGQQMEEKGIEWVCPNCLKKKDEDAKTKGPATIGKQRVQLDNPIALKNLAAPNQASVGGETTPTNPSSSDYGDVQYSGNSSSSSSSMQCVVCKKEARNSSIYCSDACILAHAQETLTKDKPSSTASTISPKGITRPLPLEISTKSKSDSRVIVFERKTGKVLSGIDAPTRSNLRTWLKENPTFEVVGANNLGPLQIGKAIATIHTQIPGKTGKSTLLTTGKGPNLPKMTYTKVPGSKQMIITTGNKKFTVISTGQQHIQTANTKPIQLKQTVLAQANKSPFVLKTTTIKSSTPIQVKQLQSVPTLKQIQPVKRQEVKQPVVQSKQQLKPTPPKKPETEPIRLNIRKTLTELLSSRIKETEDLKLNDDEIADLAFNIELEMYKYFKDTGAKYKAKYRSLVFNIKDTKNLTLFRKIANRSLTPDAVVRLSPDEMASQELAEWREKETKHQLEMIKKNELDLMAQAKSIVVKTHKGEQIIENDGGIDHVDPKTPVQDIVTALNSADSITSTVDDPEKELERINEEERLRIKEDAKKSKFFDEKKKKEKERSREKDKVKDKERSRERDNSRSKAVGRRERSTSTGRHKHGRDDRERSKTREKSRERKSREKESKREKERDREKEKDRDRDRSRTRDRDRIKLREKGSKERSKQKDKEKERGERERHRSGVGVGDGAGAGGGIGGGGVGGGSDNNLKSRSVAGGFVYCESKELDKREDEKKRDTEKKDDSIGLAGGSSTERSIEDRLWRHIEDEATTNTIDGNDSDVSDREPTSTVTIKTPDINEDVDRDREQESLSSTVDRDASKGSWQTVWRGFVNMVDVAKFFITAQEVSGHAKDLMDDLPDTVDVVGRISHDTVWDYISKMKKTGSKEILVIRLTAANDEEKIPYITLYSYLNSRSRLGVVGNVSKNIKDFYIMPFSSQSTIPQVLLPLNGPGFEEHRPHLLLGIIVRNKRKRFVGVSSSTIPIKLAKKDSDRSYTPPLVSVSKDKVGSSNVSAMIAGTVTITATATSTVVAAVSSPIVATAGSIYQKATIASAKEKQQPQQQQQQHTVTQTTLDTLNKAHIGMPRSTILDTATICKIVPELSSKIDLTSSPGKVPIDDDGDEPYSPGQMDEEQSDRDLRTTSTICTTAAALPSIQSVATMIGIDGSAIDNGIISSSKNSNELQRKMEELNRQIEEQKQQIQSISSSFLGESTSTLPGLGLDPPISDECEEAYSPPDTRSFTPPPPPISKFAQPILDKVSNITIPPNLQEILANVKRQESTKVDPYLPSKPSATFLTTVNSAVYQNTEKYSSASPTKISIGGSNKSSTDNKPSLESISHKESVSKEKESKSTLSSLSDLDLIKKAEEELAAVAAAASASAAVTATANTTIPGSQAAEHTAQPVLSATSTLPTMIGNSNSSMMPLSTSLSTGLTPVGDPSRDTTVYKSPYPESFKRNLAPEQPKPPGLEDEDFPPFPSTPPSVESNAARMTPSRSKFVPKSGIVLSVKRKMNDDSVASSCGSTKASRIKSRWGQGPSDSGD comes from the exons ATGTCCAGTTCGTACGTCGTTGAGCCACAGGAAAGTGGATCAGAAAAAAAGGACGATACTTTGATCATTGTTGTCAACGACGATGGTACGATATCAGTCGATCAGGAGACGTTGCAAAGCTTGATTA CGAATCAGTCCAATGCTAATGTTAGCGTGGTTAGACTTGGACAAGCCGAGACCGATACAGAAAACGGAGATATAACTCTAACCGTAGATCCGCCACCTTTCGTTGCTGCTAATGTAAATTCAGGGGGTACTACCACCGATGCCACTAGCTTGGTCGATCCTTTCATGGAAATGGATCCAGAGCAACTGGAAAGACTAGAAACAGCTCTACAGAGCGAagaagcgaaacaaattcttgGAGAGAATGTCACAGCAATGCTCG ACATGCTAACTGTAGAGGAACAGCAAAACTCAATACGTTATAGCGTCGAATTGGATCATTGTTATACAAGTAGATTGTCGCCTTCCGATCCAAAACCACGAGATCCTTTACCTACTACCGATTCGCCAACGCCTAGCGACAGTTTACAATATGAACATCAGCTTTCTCCTAATCAGGGAACATCGAGTGCATTACCGTCTGTTGGCGATGGAGATGGTGCAGCAACAACGACAGCGAtagcaaaaacaaaaacaattacaaaaact ACTAAACCCGTTGGTCGTCCACGGAAGAACGTTCCACCGACTTCGGTTGCAACATGCAACAATTCAAGACCGTCTCCCAGTATAACAAGTACACCCAAGTCGATTGGACATTCGTCGACTAGAAGTTTAACAGGGACATTGCATCAGGGACTCGGAAGAC AACAGGGGAGGCTGAACgacgaagaggaagaagaaccGACATCGTCATCCATTGAATCATCCGAATCAGAACCTCCATCGGACAACGACTCCGACTTTGGACCTCGGGGTCCCAGAAGAGGCGGTATAAGAGCTAGAGGAGGTAGAAAGGGACTTACTACCAGAGGCGGAAGTATGGCAGCTACTCGTAGAAGAGGTACCAACAAACAAATGGATATGGAACAGGTCCGTAGGTTGGATATGGAAATGGCTGCAGCGGTAAACGCTATGAAGAGCCCGGAGAAAGAAGAAAGATCTG GTTTCAGTCTTGTTCGTGGTAAAAGACAATTTAAAACTACTATCGGAAGGAAGAAAGAAGATACGCAACGCGTCGAATCGTCTACAGTGACAGTGAATGAGAATACCTCGCCTTCATTCGAGAAACCGTTACAAACTACGAATCAAGTGAAAGCCAATTTGATCAGTGCCAATATGATTAAAGGCGATATGATTCTTACAAAACCGGGTCAGGGAAAGAACAATCAGAAAGTCACTTTCGTGCAGAAACAAGTGCTTGTCAAGTCGAATGATATGAAGAGCGTGGAACCAAAGAAGCAACTGATATTTCCCAAGGGTAAATTTGTCAGTCAAACGGGAACTAAGATTTTTGCAACTAAAGATGGAAAATTGGTTCAAGTGCCTATGCCCGGTAAAACCGTAACATCGACTATACCGGTTACTCAGATCAAGGGTACGGTGCCGCAAGTTTCTTCTACCCAGCAGATGATCGTGAACCAGAATCAAACATTGCATACGCAACAACAGCAGTCGGTAAAAGTATCTACCCCTGCTAGCATTTCGAAAGTGAAGTCTTGCGACGTGAAAAAGGAGAAAAGGAAATCCGATAGCTTCGAAATGATCAGCAAACCCGAGATCGAACCTGGAAAAGCCACAGAGATCAAGATTTTAGATG GTACGAAGAAACATCCAAAGAAGGAAAGCCGCAAATCTCCGGCATACATGGTGGACAGTCTAGGCCCTGCGCTTTTCTCGACTCCTGACATTATTCGTCGAGTCGGTTCGAACGGTGATGTGAAAATTCAAGAGAACATTGTAACATCGTTGATTTCGGTAACACCGGTTACAAGCACTACCACCACAGGCAATGCGAATTCAGTCGCGTCAACAACTCcggcatcgtcgtcgtcgtcctcttcGTCGCCCACGTCCACTCGTACAG GTGTCGCAGTCTCTACGCCAATTGAGCAGATAACGCAGTTAGAATCTCATCCATCCACGGAAAAACGAGAAAATGACGATACTCCGATAGAAAGCAACGAAGACGAGGCGAAACCTGATCCAAAGACTAACGGATCGGAAGAGATTCAGCCTCCTTTGGATACAG GTAGCATGGACGGCGAGGAACATTTACTAGCTACATTAGAAATGGAGGCCAATAAACACGAAGAGGAATTGCTCGCGGAAGCGTTGATGCTGCAAGAAGAACTCGGAGTCGATTTGACcgaacat GGTACTACACTCGTCGAacaaggaggaggaggaggcacAACGTCCGAATCGTTACCATTGAATAGTACGCTTGTACCACCGGTGCTCGTGTCCGATCAAGAAGCAGCGAAACCTTTGGATACTTTGACGACAGCGGTGGTGGCAAGCTTGGCGAGTACCACGGCAGCTACGGTGTCCGCAGCAGTGGTCAGTGCAACTCGAGAATCCGCAAAGAAACCTGCGAAAGATGAAAAAGAGCCGATTCAAATTATTCGTGGTGGCCGAGTAATCACGTTGCCACCTATCGAGGCGCCAGCCACTAGAAGCAAACGGTTGCAGGCTAAAGTCGAGCCTGCTCAAAAGTTGTTGGAATCGATGAAATCTACGGATAAGTTCAG TTTGCAAACGGTACCGCAAAGATCATTGCAAATTCTGAAAAACGAAACACCCACGAACGTTATAGATCAAGatgaagaaattgaaaatgaagatCTAATGGAGGAAGACGATGAAGAAGTGGTTGAGGAGGAAGAAATGGATCAGTTTGCCGgtgacgaggaggaggaggaagatgaGGAACAGAAGCAAATCGGAGCGGTTGGGGAAGATGAGGAGGAGGCAGAGGAAGAAGAGGAcgaagaggaggaggaagaggaggaggataATTCGGATTCGGAAGACGATCCTGACAGGCTTTGGTGTATATGCAAACGACCGCATAATAATCGTTTTATGATCTGTTGCGACGTGTGCGAGGATTGGTTTCATGGAAAGTGCGTGCACGTCAGCAAAGCTATGG GTCAACAAATGGAAGAGAAAGGAATCGAATGGGTTTGTCCAAATTGTTTAAAGAAGAAGGACGAAGACGCGAAAACGAAAGGGCCAGCTACGATTGGAAAGCAACGTGTACAGTTGGACAATCCGATCGCTTTAAAGAATCTTGCAGCACCTAACCAAGCATCGGTTGGCGGAGAAACCACGCCCACAAACCCTTCCAGTTCCGATTACGGCGATGTACAATATTCTGGTAACAGCAGCAGTAGCAGCAGCAGTATGCAATGCGTTGTTTGCAAGAAAGAAGCAAGGAATTCTAGTATTTATTGCTCCGACGCTTGCATACTCGCGCACGCTCAAGAAACTCTTACCAAAGACAAGCCATCGTCGACCGCGTCAACGATCAGCCCAAAGGGAATAACAAGGCCGTTGCCTCTCGAGATCTCCACAAAGTCGAAGTCCGATAGTAGGGTCATAGTTTTCGAAAGAAAAACTGGAAAGGTGTTAAGCG GTATCGACGCACCAACAAGATCAAACTTGCGCACATGGTTGAAAGAAAATCCTACGTTCGAGGTAGTTGGTGCAAATAATCTAGGTCCGTTGCAAATAGGAAAAGCGATTGCAACAATTCACACGCAAATTCCTGGCAAAACA GGTAAATCGACGTTGTTAACGACCGGAAAGGGACCAAATCTTCCGAAGATGACGTATACCAAAGTACCAggttcgaagcaaatgattataACAACGGGGAATAAAAAGTTCACCGTAATTTCTACAGGACAGCAACACATTCAAACGGCGAACACAAAGCCAATACAATTGAAGCAAACGGTGCTCGCTCAGGCGAACAAAAGTCCGTTCGTGTTGAAAACGACTACCATCAAATCCAGCACCCCGATTCAAGTGAAGCAGCTGCAGAGTGTGCCGACCCTTAAACAGATTCAACCCGTGAAAAGGCAAGAGGTGAAGCAACCGGTTGTGCAATCGAAACAACAGCTAAAACCGACCCCGCCGAAGAAGCCGGAAACCGAACCGATAAGGTTGAACATAAGAAAAACGTTGACAGAGTTGTTGTCGAGCCGTATAAAAGAAACGgaggatttgaaactgaacgaCGACGAGATCGCCGATCTAGCTTTCAACATCGAGTTGGAGATGTACAAATATTTTAAAGACACCGGAGCCAAGTACAAAGCCAAATACAGAAGTCTCGTATTCAATATAAAAGACACGAAAAATTTGACGTTATTTCGTAAAATAGCCAACAGATCGTTAACTCCTGACGCGGTGGTAAGACTAAGCCCCGACGAAATGGCCAGCCAAGAGTTGGCCGAATGGCGCGAAAAAGAGACCAAGCACCAGTTAGAGATGATCAAGAAGAATGAGCTGGATTTGATGGCGCAGGCGAAGTCTATAGTTGTGAAAACGCACAAAGGTGAACAGATAATCGAGAATGACGGCGGTATCGATCACGTCGATCCGAAAACTCCGGTACAAGATATCGTGACAGCGTTGAATAGCGCGGACAGCATAACGTCGACGGTGGACGATCCGGAGAAGGAGCTGGAAAGAATAAACGAGGAGGAGCGGCTGAGAATCAAGGAAGATGCCAAGAAATCGAAGTTCTTcgacgagaagaagaagaaagagaaggAAAGGAGTCGGGAGAAGGACAAGGTGAAGGATAAGGAAAGGAGCCGAGAGAGAGATAACAGTCGTTCGAAGGCGGTTGGTAGACGCGAGAGAAGTACGAGCACCGGCAGGCACAAACACGGTAGAGACGACCGAGAGCGTAGCAAGACCAGGGAGAAAAGTAGGGAGAGAAAGTCGCGCGAGAAGGAGAGCAAACGCGAGAAAGAAAGGGACCGCGAGAAGGAAAAAGACCGTGATCGAGATCGATCGAGGACCAGAGATCGCGACAGAATTAAGCTCCGGGAGAAAGGGAGCAAGGAGCGAAGTAAGCAAAAAgacaaagagaaggagagaggagAACGAGAACGGCATAGAAGCGGTGTCGGGGTTGGCGACGGTGCTGGTGCCGGTGGTGGAATCGGTGGCGGCGGTGTCGGCGGCGGCAGCGATAATAATTTGAAGAGCCGCAGCGTTGCCGGCGGGTTCGTGTACTGCGAATCGAAGGAGCTCGACAAAAGGGAGGACGAGAAGAAGAGAGACACAGAGAAGAAAGACGATTCGATCGGTCTAGCCGGAGGATCTTCGACCGAAAGATCCATCGAAGATCGTTTGTGGCGACACATAGAGGACGAAGCCACTACCAACACCATCGACGGGAACGATTCCGACGTATCGGACAGGGAGCCAACGTCGACCGTTACGATAAAGACTCCGGACATCAACGAGGACGTTGACAGAGATCGAGAACAAGAGTCCCTCTCGAGCACCGTTGACAGAGACGCGTCGAAGGGTAGTTGGCAAACGGTGTGGAGAGGCTTCGTGAACATGGTGGACGTTGCTAAATTCTTCATCACCGCGCAAGAGGTGAGCGGTCACGCGAAAGATTTGATGGACGACTTGCCGGACACGGTCGACGTCGTCGGTAGAATAAGCCACGACACCGTCTGGGACTACATCTCGAAAATGAAGAAGACTGGTTCGAAAGAAATCCTGGTAATTCGCCTTACCGCTGCCAACGACGAAGAAAAGATTCCTTACATAACGTTGTACAGTTACTTGAACAGCAGAAGTCGCCTCGGAGTGGTCGGCAATGTCTCGAAAAACATCAAAGACTTTTATATAATGCCGTTTTCGAGTCAGAGCACGATACCGCAGGTTCTGCTGCCGTTGAACGGTCCCGGCTTCGAGGAGCATCGACCGCACCTTCTGCTGGGGATAATCGTTCGCAACAAAAGGAAGCGTTTCGTTGGCGTTTCCTCGTCGACCATACCGATCAAGCTGGCGAAGAAAGATTCCGACAGAAGCTACACTCCGCCGTTGGTCAGCGTTTCGAAGGACAAAGTAGGTAGTTCTAACGTGAGTGCTATGATCGCGGGCACGGTCACGATCACGGCAACGGCAACCTCGACGGTTGTCGCCGCGGTCTCTTCCCCGATTGTAGCAACGGCCGGCAGCATTTATCAGAAGGCCACGATCGCTTCCGCCAAAGAGAAGCAGCAaccgcagcagcagcagcaacagcacaCAGTCACGCAAACCACTCTCGATACTTTGAACAAGGCGCACATAGGCATGCCGAGAAGCACGATACTCGACACCGCGACCATATGTAAGATCGTTCCGGAACTCTCGTCCAAGATCGACCTTACTTCCTCGCCCGGCAAAGTACCcatcgacgacgacggcgacgaaccCTACAGCCCTGGTCAGATGGACGAGGAGCAGTCCGATCGCGATTTGCGAACTACTTCCACGATTTGCACAACGGCCGCAGCCTTACCGTCGATTCAATCGGTGGCAACGATGATCGGCATCGACGGCTCGGCGATCGATAACGGTATTATTTCTTCCAGTAAAAACTCGAACGAACTTCAGCGAAAAATGGAGGAGCTAAATCGACAAATCGAAGAACAGAAGCAACAAATACAAAGCATTAGCTCGTCGTTTCTCGGTGAATCAACGTCTACTTTGCCG GGTTTAGGACTGGATCCGCCGATTAGCGACGAATGCGAGGAAGCTTACAGCCCTCCGGATACAAGATCGTTcacaccgccgccgccgcctatCTCGAAGTTTGCGCAGCCGATCCTCGACAAAGTATCAAACATAACGATACCGCCGAATCTGCAAGAAATCCTAGCGAACGTGAAGCGACAGGAGAGCACCAAAGTAGATCCGTATTTACCATCGAAACCCAGTGCCACATTCTTGACCACCGTAAACTCGGCCGTGTATCAGAACACGGAGAAATATTCGTCCGCGTCGCCCACGAAAATCTCGATCGGCGGATCCAATAAATCCAGTACCGACAACAAGCCTTCGCTCGAGTCGATTAGCCATAAGGAGTCCGTCTCGAAGGAGAAAGAAAGCAAGAGCACCCTGAGCTCGTTGAGCGACCTGGACCTGATCAAGAAAGCGGAGGAGGAATTAGCCGCTGTCGCGGCCGCAGCGTCCGCGAGTGCGGCCGTCACCGCGACCGCGAACACAACGATACCGGGAAGCCAGGCGGCCGAGCACACAGCGCAGCCGGTTTTATCCGCGACCTCGACTCTTCCGACGATGATAGGGAACTCGAATTCGTCGATGATGCCGTTGTCCACGAGTCTCTCGACCGGTTTGACCCCGGTCGGAGATCCTTCGCGCGATACAACCGTGTACAAGAGCCCTTATCCGGAATCTTTCAAACGCAACTTGGCCCCGGAACAGCCCAAACCGCCCGGTCTCGAGGACGAGGATTTCCCGCCGTTCCCGTCGACGCCGCCGAGCGTAGAATCGAACGCCGCAAGGATGACACCGTCCCGTTCCAAGTTCGTTCCGAAAAGTGGCATCGTGTTGAGCGTGAAAAGAAAGATGAACGACGACAGTGTCGCCTCTTCTTGCGGCTCGACCAAAGCGTCAAGGATTAAGTCACGCTGGGGTCAAGGACCTTCCGACTCAGGCGACTAG